A window of the Pleurocapsa minor HA4230-MV1 genome harbors these coding sequences:
- a CDS encoding phosphoadenylyl-sulfate reductase, which yields MISATAKAPSLNLSQVNQQLENAEASSIVEWSAKTFGDGLVMTTSFGIQAAVMLHLVTRIIPKIPVIWIDTGYLPAETYKFAENLATRLELNLKVYQSSMSPARMEAIHGKLWEQDVEAFNHYDRIRKVEPMQRALKELCVTAWLAGLRRDQTSHREGLSRIDRQDDLYKIYPILDWNAKDIYLYLLKYDLPYHPFFDRGYVTVGDWHSSRPFTADDQNARDTRFRGLKQECGLHLPQTPEEEESLNSSSL from the coding sequence ATGATCTCTGCCACTGCTAAAGCACCTAGTCTCAACCTATCTCAAGTCAATCAACAGTTAGAAAACGCAGAAGCTTCATCAATAGTGGAGTGGAGTGCCAAAACCTTTGGTGACGGCTTAGTAATGACTACTAGCTTTGGTATTCAAGCAGCAGTAATGCTTCATTTGGTGACTAGAATTATTCCCAAGATTCCTGTCATTTGGATAGACACGGGTTATCTACCAGCCGAAACTTATAAGTTTGCCGAGAATTTGGCTACTAGACTAGAGCTTAATCTCAAGGTATATCAGTCAAGCATGTCTCCTGCGCGTATGGAGGCAATTCACGGTAAGCTTTGGGAACAAGATGTGGAAGCTTTTAATCATTACGATCGCATTCGTAAAGTAGAGCCGATGCAGCGCGCCTTAAAAGAATTATGCGTTACTGCTTGGCTAGCAGGGCTACGTCGTGACCAAACTTCCCACCGTGAAGGTTTAAGCAGAATTGATCGCCAAGATGATCTCTATAAAATCTATCCAATTCTAGATTGGAATGCCAAAGATATTTACTTATATCTGCTTAAATATGACTTGCCCTATCATCCCTTCTTCGATCGAGGTTATGTTACCGTCGGCGACTGGCATTCTAGCCGTCCATTTACTGCTGATGATCAAAACGCCAGAGACACCCGTTTTCGGGGCTTGAAACAAGAATGTGGTCTACACCTACCGCAAACCCCAGAAGAAGAAGAGAGTCTGAATTCTAGTAGTCTTTAA